In one Babylonia areolata isolate BAREFJ2019XMU chromosome 14, ASM4173473v1, whole genome shotgun sequence genomic region, the following are encoded:
- the LOC143290011 gene encoding E3 ubiquitin-protein ligase TRIM56-like — translation MASAFPADSDDSLTCSVCHNYFKNPKLLPCGHLMCHDCILSWLESKESAGCPLCRASVVGADSGGDLKEIANALPTDLSMVHLVEAEQLLHKQHQCCACAVSVATSLCLSCRDMMCKSCAKLHTQFSMLKNHIVEDMSSLTPEKLAANQRPPTCAHHGNEVCTLYCPTHEELICHTCAVTRHRQCQEVKELEEKVSEAHAVLAELVKKLKEGQVLMNHSIEQLDQHLQETEKKIQTLIAEIDAVCDKLELAVKECRRHLKELVHRAGAEVKDAVQDGKTYLLQQKGKVTCHSIVAERSQEIRTHDEVTTMTAMMKSRVDDMDLSATLPADFKVVSAVKMEISPQVVSEVEAKLRELAQVQCIPADIKAQSADVRAQSADVRAQPADVRAQPADVRAQSADVRAQSADVRAQSADVRAQSADIRAQSADVRAQSADVRAQSADVGAQSADVRAQSADVRAQLKVTTWRFHDNHGRKVALSNNCQTAGRVTGFYNGIVMSRDPMEVNRLYQVEINEISEGFYLARHGGCGTAGPRHHQTAPQCLS, via the exons ATGGCCTCTGCATTTCCTGCCGACTCTGATGACAGTTTGACATGTAGTGTGTGCCACAACTATTTTAAAAACCCAAAGCTGCTCCCTTGTGGTCATCTGATGTGTCATGACTGTATTTTATCTTGGTTAGAGTCAAAAGAGAGTGCGGGCTGCCCTCTGTGCAGAGCCAGTGTTGTGGGTGCTGACAGCGGAGGAGATTTAAAGGAAATTGCCAACGCTTTGCCCACGGACCTGTCTATGGTCCACTTGGTGGAAGCTGAGCAACTGCTGCACAAGCAGCACCAGTGCTGTGCCTGTGCAGTCTCTGTGGCCACAAGTCTCTGCCTCAGCTGCAGAGACATGATGTGCAAATCCTGTGCAAAGCTGcacacacagttttcaatgtTAAAAAATCACATTGTAGAAGATATGTCCAGCCTGACGCCAGAAAAACTGGCTGCAAACCAACGCCCGCCCACCTGTGCGCACCATGGCAATGAGGTGTGTACCCTGTACTGCCCAACCCACGAGGAGTTGATTTGCCACACCTGTGCCGTGACCCGTCACCGACAGTGCCAGGAAGTGAAGGAATTGGAGGAGAAGGTGTCTGAGGCACACGCCGTGCTGGCAGAGCTGGTGAAGAAGCTGAAGGAAGGACAGGTCCTGATGAACCACAGCATTGAGCAGCTGGACCAGCACCTGCaagagacggagaagaagataCAGACCTTGATAGCAGAGATTGACGCTGTTTGTGACAAGCTGGAGTTGGCTGTCAAGGAGTGTCGGCGCCATCTGAAGGAGCTGGTTCACAGGGCCGGTGCCGAGGTGAAGGACGCGGTGCAGGACGGGAAGACCTACCTGCTCCAGCAGAAAGGCAAGGTGACGTGCCACAGCATTGTGGCAGAGCGAAGCCAAGAGATCAGAACACACGATGAGGTCACGACCATGACGGCCATGATGAAGTCCCGTGTGGACGACATGGACCTCAGCGCCACCTTGCCTGCAGACTTCAAGGTGGTTTCTGCCGTGAAGATGGAGATCAGCCCACAGGTGGTGTCTGAAGTGGAGGCAAAGTTGAGAGAACTGGCTCAAGTCCAGTGCATCCCTGCTGATATCAAGGCACAGTCTGCTGATGTCAGGGCACAGTCTGCTGATGTCAGGGCACAGCCTGCTGATGTCAGGGCACAGCCTGCTGATGTTAGGGCACAGTCTGCTGATGTCAGGGCACAGTCTGCTGATGTCAGGGCACAGTCTGCTGATGTTAGGGCACAGTCTGCTGATATCAGGGCACAGTCTGCTGATGTTAGGGCACAGTCTGCTGATGTTAGGGCACAGTCTGCTGATGTCGGGGCACAGTCTGCTGATGTCAGGGCACAGTCTGCTGATGTCAGGGCACAGCTAAAG GTCACTACATGGAGATTCCATGACAACCATGGCCGAAAAGTTGCCCTCTCCAACAACTGTCAGACTGCAGGTCGAGTGACTGGTTTCTATAATGGTATTGTGATGTCACGTGATCCCATGGAGGTGAACAGGCTGTACCAG gtggAGATAAATGAAATCAGTGAAGGGTTTTACCTGGCCCGGCATGGTGGGTGTGGCACTGCAGGCCCCAGACACCATCAGACTGCCCCTCAGTGTCTATCATGA
- the LOC143289697 gene encoding neuralized-like protein 4: MPGVQLTESSLGAPLENVDVGSRVGLLLDSKRGVHLYLDGRDLGVFASAVPEPCFFLMDLLGRWEKVTTLPLEPVS; encoded by the exons ATGCCAGGTGTGCAGCTG ACAGAGTCAAGTCTTGGTGCTCCGCTGGAAAATGTTGATGTGGGGAGTCGTGTGGGACTGCTGCTGGACAGCAAGAGGGGTGTCCATCTTTACCTGGACGGGAGAGACCTGGGTGTGTTCGCTTCAGCCGTTCCTGAACCTTGCTTCTTTCTGATGGATCTGCTTGGTCGCTGGGAAAAG GTGACCACCCTGCCTTTGGAACCAGTCAGCTGA